GCAGTTTCGTCTCCTCCAGCATATACTCATTCCGGTGGAGACCATCCGGCGCTACACTTCTCAGGGGCGgccagatgaggattgggcTCACTTTCATGCTGCACACATCGAGCGATGGGGAGATAGATTACAGGCCATTATTGACCAGCATCCGATTGTCGGTGATGATCCGGTACAGGCGACCTCGATTTATATGGACTGGTACTGGCAGATCACGAGACGATGAATTTCTCGTCCAGTACAGCGTCCACCATTGACTTACCAGCCTCGTGGCCAGACCGAGAGAGCTTTGGTACGATCACTAagcctatttattattttttttaatcttttgtatATTATAGATTGCCAAAGGTGAGTTATTATCTATAATGTAGGTGGACGCTATACGACAGACACAGTATACCATCAGGAGCCTAGTTCATGATCGACCATCTTACGATGCAGTGATGGAGGTATTGACGGGTATGAATATCGATCTTGATAGTGTACTGGAGTACATTCCTACTATACCTGTCGCCACTGATATCAGAGGTCGAGATTTTGGACATGCATCGACATCGGGTCATCACCACCGTCAAACACCGACATCTGCTGGATCTCCATCTCCTAGTGATGTTGCTGATATACCCGCCGCCCCTGAGAGATTTCCTACTAGGCCATTGGACTTGGACTTGCTTTTGCCGCCGCCAGTCTCTAGAGAGCACTTTACATTCGTCTATTCTCGACGTCATGCCGCGTCTTCATCACAGGCCCGCCCAACATCTAGACCGGCCACTATCGAGGAGACTCAGGCGATACCGGAGCATCGCGAGGGCATTATGATTGCGGATCTCGATGCGATGACCGATATCGAGGCAATTGATGACATACCTATTACTGATCTCGTTGTAGAGGGTGGCCGTAGACGTGGACGTGGCCGTGCACTAggacgtggccgaggacgtcgagggagaggacgatCGAGAGGCTAATTGTATATCTTTGATTTCGATAATTTAGACtttgtataaaattatataatacttaGTTTAGTGCATATTTGTACATTTCTcggaattttttttgatatttatatctTGTTGATTGTATCTCGTGATCTTTTGTTTCTTGTTGAAAAATATGTTATCGTGAAAAACTTGCGTTAAAcgtattgaaattttttaaaaaatcaagcTTAAATTAGCACCTGCTGTTGTTTGCACTAAagacagtgaatggttcaccgcttttagtGCAAATCCAGGAACACGGggaaaaaaatggctaagtcttggaaggcggtgaatggtgcaggcctagagaagacggtgaaccattcaccgtcttcaaaACGTTACaccaaagacggtgaacgagtcaccgtctttgtgagaaaTGATGATGTGGCAgctgaggtggcgagaggagggttagtttcacaaataaaagtttcacaggattattttgccaattacgaAATTTCatagggttattttcgaaaaaagtccccAAGCTGAGTACTTACTCAACTCCACGGCGAACTAGATATATTGGATTTGACTCCAATTtggagctaggctggtatactatcgatagcacggaaacctccgtgctaccaagttgttttcaatgatgcggcttttaAATCTACGATCAActcagttagacttgatctacactattaaaagtatttggaaactaaattttataatttttcaacatcatttggctaataatcaaaaggtcttaaaattgacaattttaatggtagatgtaaTGCATCAGTGAATNTCCTTGGCTTTTGCAATTTGCGAAGACGAAAATAGTAGAAGTTGGCGTTGGTTTTTACATAACTTGGGGCATTATGTTATACGCAATCGACCGGTTTGTTTTATATCAGATAGATTTAGTGGCTTAAAGGAAATAGTGGCTGAGTTATATCCCACTCGACAGGGTCATGCACACCGGTGGTGTCTTCGACACATGAAAGCAAATATGGCTAAGCGGTTTAAAAATGATTCATTATTAGACAAATTTTACTGTATCGGCAGTGCTCCAACATCGGTACAATATTATAAACTGAAAGATGAGTTACTCGCGCTAGATCAAGATGCTTGGAAGTGGGTCGATGAGCTCGAAGTATACAAAGAGTATTGGGCGTGGGCATTTGATGGAGGTTGATGCTTCGGGTTGATGACCACAAATATGTCCGAGAGTTTAAATGGGGTACTTAAGGGAATTCGTGCTCTCCCAGTAACGGCATTTGTCGCGGGAGCTTTGATCGAGCGATGGAGACGGGAGACCCAGACATTTCACTTCCGCTACGGTGAGATGACGATTACACTTCAGGATGTGGCGGTTATTTCGGGTCTTCGTGTCGATGGAGTGCCGGTCACTGGGACTACAGTGTATCTGTGGCCAGATATTTGTCAGGCGCTTTTGGGGGTTGTGCCGGATGACATCCGAGCTAGgcagattagattagattggatatacCAGCAGTTTCATCATCTACATTTGGAAGCTCCGGCTGGATTAGTTGCAGCCACTGCACGTGCATATATACTATATCAGATTGGCTGTAGTCTATTTTCAAACCCCACCGGATATAGGGTTCATCTTAAGTGGCTGCCACTTATAGCGAATTTTGATGCATGCGGCGCTTTAGCCTAGGGTGCAGCAGCACTGGCCTATCTATATCGAGCTTTAGGATCGGCTGCATTAAAAANATATGTTAGTTGttctatttttatagttttttttttgaggctcTTTATATGTTTATACGTGatttaattcataatatattataatatgtttCAGATTCAATAGATTTAGTTTCTATATGTTAGTCGGAGAGCTAGCAGGAGAGGGAGCTGCAGGAGCCGGTGCAGGATCACGTGCCGGTGCAGGTGCAGATGCCGGTGGGAGATGTTGCTCTAGTCATTATCCATACAGTAGTTAACGGAGCTATAGCCAGTAGCGTAGCTCTAGGCGTTAGTATTACGGGAGCGCTACGAGGCCATAGCGGACTCAGAGGAGCTATCACCGGCCAGATCTACAACCCGCCCGGACACTACTTCTGCGCCGTACTGCAGCTCTTATCTGCTTACATTTCACGAGAGATCTCTGACCGCCGCCGTTTTCGTTCAGGTTCAGGTTACCGGATCATCCTTTAGAGAGTCCCCGCCGCCCATATAGTCGTTGTAGTGATCCTCTACCTCTAGGTCGTCTACAGCCACAAACTGCCACCACTACTGGGCTACAGCTACGTACAGGTTTTAGAGCTGGAGACTATAGTCACCGCTGTCCATATCATCCTTACATGAGGTCATGTGATAGTTCTAGCTATAAGTATGGGCAGTTATGGAGGTAGTGACGTAGCATTCTACCAGCTAGTACTTGATCCGAGGACTACCATATGACACAGACAGCATATCGCAGGTGGATGTAATATCTATTATTGAGTGGAAACCGTTAGATATTAtatgttttctaattttttttattatttatccgAATCACTAGCATGGTTTCGAGAGAGCCAGACCGGTGCTCCGACCATTCAGTTACCACCTGCGACATGACCTGCTCTTTAAGTAGCAGAGCACTAGACGGTCATGGTCAGGTATATTTAGCTCCAGCGGACATGGCCTAGTAGTGGCTGTTAGCCTACGACCAGTTATTACCGGACATTAGATAGAGGGGTAGCGAGCTACACACGTCGTACTTTCACTCGGGTTAGGAGTAGACCGGCGGGGACTCTTCACATCGCGGCCTACCAGAGGTGGCCTTACTCATATACGACCTCCTCTGCTTTGACGGCATCCTGAGCTAGGACGTGCACTTCGAGTTGCTATACTTTTGTTTAGTCACAGCAGGCTCTAGCGGTATGGAGTGACGGGACATGTGTCTTACGTCCATCGCGTAGATATTATTGTAGACACATGCCGGCGGTACAGTAGACACTTTTTCGGTTATAATCAGTCGATTTTATAGTCAACTTTATCAGTTTTTTATCAACGTAATTATACATGGACTCAGAGAGAGACAACCAGATTGAGTAGAGACATCTTGAGTTATAGACAACAAGATTGCAAACGACGTTTTGCATTGGGTGGCCGCAAGCAGGTGGATAATAAACTTTTCATATAAACAATCaacgtttatatatatatatatatatatatatatataactctatCTTATGAGAGTTTTCGTGGTTGAAGAACCACGAAAACTCAAAGATCGGGAACCTAGATGAGAAACTAATGATTATTGAAAACCTAGTTTGTGATAAGGTGGATGGTGGTGGATGGTGGTAGTAGAGTTGGGATGTAGAGAGGTAGATTACCGATTTTCGAGTTTTCGTGGTGGGGAATTACGAAAACTCCCATAAGATCGAGttgatatatcatatatatatatctctcacTCCAATGATACGAAAACCTTCGTGCCTCGGAAGGCACCAAGGTCCAGCAAAAGCTACAACGCTAAAAGCTTAgcagctagccgaggcaatttgaactagatctttgttattccactcgtgatcttgtgtttcttgttgaaaaatttgttatcgtgaaaaaacttgcatcaaacttgttgaaattttctttaaaatcaagCTTAAATCAGCACCTGCAGCTGTTTgtactaaaggcggtgaatggttcaccgtctttagtgcaaatacACAAAACCGGAAAAAAAaacggctaagtcctgaaagacggtgaatggtttacgcctagataaggcggtagatgattcaccgtctttgttaaggcggtgaacgagtcaccgtcttatctgtgttttagccccCCTCTCGAGGACTTAGCGAAATTAGGCTGGGTGGAGTTCTACACTAAAGACGGTAAACTTGCTCAGATAAGGCGGTAAACTATTGACCGTCTTTGTCAAGGCGGTAAACGAGTGACCGTCTTCCGTAGGCACCCAGCGCcgcgcggggaattgctgagaaagCCTTGCGCCACGCGGGGAATTGCTAAGTGGGCGGTGGCCTCGATAAGACGGTAGACGATTTACCGCCTTTGTtaaggcggtaaacgagtcaccgtcttctctaggcaCCCTAAGCTACCctgggaattgctgagaaggcggtgatacacggggaattgctgagaaggcggtgaatggtgcaggcctagagaagacggtgaaccattcaccgtcttcaaaACGTTACaccaaagacggtgaacgagtcaccgtctttgtgagaaaTGATGATGTGGCAgctgaggtggcgagaggagggttagtttcacaaataaaagtttcacaggattattttgccaattacgaAATTTCatagggttattttcgaaaaaagtccccAAGCTGAGTACTTACTCAACTCCACGGCGAACTAGATATATTGGATTTGACTCCAATTtggagctaggctggtatactatcgatagcacggaaacctccgtgctaccaagttgttttcaatgatgcggcttttaAATCTACGATCAActcagttagacttgatctacactattaaaagtatttggaaactaaattttataatttttcaacatcatttggctaataatcaaaaggtcttaaaattgacaattttaatggtagatgtaaTGCATCAgtgaatttaatggtgtaaaacaatccaaatctaatgaaatttttatagaaaaattttttcactatttagagtaagatcggtacctctgatcttaaattcaagtcttttatcatcatattttatgagatttttattttcagccgtttatttgtagactactcgtttgataggtaaatgatgccgaaaaattatgaaatttagtttccaaataattttaatagtgtagatcaagtttaatagagccgatcgtcgatttcgaagccgtatcattgaaaataacttagtagcacagaggcctccgtgctaccgatagtataccatcCTAACTCCAATTTGTtctaatcttattttttaagataTGTTATAATGCAGAAACACTTTGGAGAGGACTTGCAAGAGAAGACTGACGGTTAGAAGTGAATTGGAGATTCGGATGGACATCCTGAATTATTTCCTCCTAGAATTAGGTTTTTACGATTATAAATCCTTATAATTCTATTTTTCGTGTTTAGAGCCTTATTGTTGAAGGTTTATAAGGTAGAAAGCTTCATTGTAGACACCTTAATCAAGAGAAAAATGTGAAGAGCTCctaagagagttttttttttgtaatccaATCTACTCTTTGTACGTTTATGTCGAGAATTAATTAAAGAACGTGTTGAGATGGTCTTGCCCGTGGACGTATGTTGACACATTGTTGATCGAATCACGTAAATTCTATATTCTTGTATTCTCTTGTTTGTTTTATTGCTTTGTTATACTTGTACTTGTTTTCTATTATCATTCTCAATTGTTTTCATCtagaaaaaattctatttttactgCGCTCGTATGCTGTGTGAATTTGAGATGTGCTCGGTAATCTCTGGGCTGGTCCCTCCCCTCTAAGGCATGGAAAGAGTACCAGAGTGAGGAGTAATTTATTGGGAAACTTGAATAGGGGACAGTTGATTTAATGTGCTAAAGGACACATTGATTCCAAGCTttgaaaaagagggaaaaaaaaaaaaaaaaaactattaatgtGTCATGAACTATTTGTTTCTCTATTTTCTAGGTTTACAAGTGATAGgtttgaaaagttaaaaaagaaaattaaagagatTAAACGTTTCTTGACCAAATCAACTTGTATGGATCATGAGATATTAAGTTTTCTTGTGGCATGTAGATTGTAtgcttttaaagacggtgataattataatttagaaaatcaTCAGCTAAAAGAACcactattgattttttttaattaaaatctcaaaatagCTTTTGAATGCatcaataaagttttttttttttcttttgagactCAGAAATTCATTTCAACTTCCCCACAATAATATTAGTTCTACATTCATTTGTATTCTCTCAGAGTAAATGGATGCGGAAATACAATACGAACAAAGGAATAGATCTTTGTATCCTCACCAAACACCCTTAAAAAGCACTAAACCCCCACCTAGAATTGGACAGCCAAAAGTCGCTTAATTCACGACGATAGCGATTCCACACAAGTATCAATCTAACATTCCCGAACAAACATAACTGTAATATCTACTGGGATTACCATTCACGCCAGGGATTACGATCCCCGTACTTGGGGGACAAGTAATTCTCCAACCAGACTCTACCTTACTAGAGACGCAAATAACTTATTAATGCGAAACTTAAAGCAGATCAACCAAAACAAAGCCACCGTACGCAAGACATCTCAGAACATTATGACTTTTGTCACAAAGAAGAACTTCTTTCTTGTAAACAAAGTTAACAACTACAGGAATTGTAAGCAACAACATCACAGTCAACTAGAGAGGAAGGAAGAAACAGTCAGCTACAAGACTAACACAGCAAACAAAGTAAAGTTTGCACGCTAATTTTGCGTGATCTCAACACTCAAACCACATAATATTATTTAGTGGGTCAAAGAATTTAAACTGAGAACACGGAAGTGATAGTTAGATAATTAAGACTCCCGcgtttaatatatttatggtGAATCATACCTTTATGGGATCTTTTGAGGGCTCGTATTCTCATCATTGAACTGTTGCAATTAATTGAAGCAAAATGAATCATTGCTATGTCGTTTTAAGGCCTGCATAAATGTAGATAATATCGACAATGACATGAATTCAACAGCTGCAAAACTAAATGTAGGTTGGATACTTTTCTTGACATAAGAGGACAGAACGTCTTTGCCTTTTCTTCTGTTCCTTAGTAATGTTGGTGGGTGGGCTAGCCAAATTTAACATACAAGCTCACAAGGACATACTGAAAATCTAGATGATTGGTtcgatttatatatatatatatatatatatatatagagagagagagagagagagaatctagctactacactcttatgaatataggcCCCTTTacactcataaattttcgaccgttagatctacttctttgaCCATTTcgacccgttagatcatattattcaaccaaccagctactcaaccctaggagaccactattaacctaaccggaaattactatcatcctaacagcaCATCTCTTTATcgaacggtcgaaaacttatgagtacaaagaggtctatactcataaaagtatagtagctttagcctatatatatatgaagtaaCTAAAAAATAAGATCTCTTCCCAAGATATGAATGCTCAATTGCTCATCATTCGGTACCAACATAGGTTTCTGCATAAAGAAATTTTCAATCTTTCTCAATCTGACGAATTAGTAATCTTGTTCTAAATCAATTTTCAGCTACAGAGTTACGACTAATATTCGACAATCTTCAAAAAATTCCAGATACAATAAACCGATTAAACCAAACACATGTGAAAGTACTTTACGAACATAAGCATGCGAGACCATACTTATATATGACACGATGAAAGTAAATCTTTCTGGATCCTCATAAAAGAACAGTTCACAAAGCGTTACAACAAACTAGCAATAGGATAAGAAACGAAtgttaaaaagaaggaaaaaaaaaaacaatagaatCAATGTAAAATGTAATTTGTAATTGAGAAAGGGAATCAATAGGACCAATTAAGAGATTATAATGCATCTTTCTGGAACATTCTTGAAGCACAATATCTATTCATCTCCAACATACCATAAAGGATGAACAAAATAAGaacagtattaaaaaaaaaaatctaatatgaagaaaaataaattgagaGAATAATTTGTCATCTAAAAGTGCATCACAAAGCCTACTTTCAAATGCCTAACTTGCTGATAAGTACTTCCGAGAGTGCAAGCCTTCCAATTCTGGAGCTAAAATTAGCTTTCTATACATCTTCTTTTGTCGAGGGCTCGATGAAGACACTCGACTCACAATTTCGCGTCGATTTGAGAGCAAACTTTGGCCTTTAACTGTACATTCATCCAGAGCtatctctccttcttctcctcgcaTTGTCTAATCTCTTTAAACAGAACAATCCAAAGGTTCGAAATCCACATGATACTGACCAAGATCGCCGCGCCGACAACCACGATCCAAGAAACTGAAACCCACCAAGGAATCGCATCGCGGGCCTTGCCACTCAAGTAATAAGCACTCATCTTGTAGAAGAACAGCGGCCCCGCAACTCCCCTCATGGCCGTATACAAAACGTAGAACGGGGGAGACAGAAACTTATATATCCTCGCAGCTGAGGGCAGTTCCTCTCTCCTTAGCCCCGCGAGAGTCCATATGTTCTGGCAAGCACTGGTGATTTCGGCAAGCACGAGAAGTACGAGAAGGGCGAAGGCGCCGTGCAGGGCATAGTAGCGGCACGTGACGAACACGAAGAGTGTGGCCAAGTGGTGAGCAATGAAGAGGATCTCTTGGGGGATAA
This DNA window, taken from Ananas comosus cultivar F153 linkage group 21, ASM154086v1, whole genome shotgun sequence, encodes the following:
- the LOC109726178 gene encoding TLC domain-containing protein At5g14285-like, whose amino-acid sequence is MLTLFMEQLISNCPMLPIFFTTFCIIYAVGYCSVFRNWSKYRSDASSCFISLFHGTPAVVLALTAIITQPSRGFDSPNTDFQNLVLEFSIGYFLVDLLHYLIFIPQEILFIAHHLATLFVFVTCRYYALHGAFALLVLLVLAEITSACQNIWTLAGLRREELPSAARIYKFLSPPFYVLYTAMRGVAGPLFFYKMSAYYLSGKARDAIPWWVSVSWIVVVGAAILVSIMWISNLWIVLFKEIRQCEEKKER